The Pantanalinema sp. sequence CCGTCTTCGCCGTCCCCGGCTTCGAGCGCGCCACCTTCGATCGGTTTTTCCTGTGCATCGAGGCCGAGGATCCCATGTTCGAGCGCGATGCGACGCGACGCTTCCTCGAAGCCCTGAACCCGACGGACGTGTCCGATGTGCCGTGCTAATCCTGCTTTGTTGGGCTTACTGCTGGCACTCGCTGGTTGTCAGCAGCAGATGGCCCACCAGCCCAAGTACAAGCCGCTCGCGAGCAGTGATTTCTTCTCGAACGATCAGGCGGCACGCCCCCTGGTCGCAGGCACCGTGCCGCACGGGAAGGGGCGAACCGACGCCTACTTCCGGTCGGGCCTCGTCGCCGGATCCCCGGTCGATGCCTTCCCCTTCGCGGTCACCCGGCGCGTGCTCGCGCGGGGGCGCGAGCGCTTCGATATCTACTGCGCCCCCTGTCACGATCGGGCGGGCAACGGCAACGGCATCATCGTGACTCGGGGCTTCACGCGCCCCC is a genomic window containing:
- a CDS encoding cytochrome c, with protein sequence MAHQPKYKPLASSDFFSNDQAARPLVAGTVPHGKGRTDAYFRSGLVAGSPVDAFPFAVTRRVLARGRERFDIYCAPCHDRAGNGNGIIVTRGFTRPPSLHEPRLVQAPAGHFVQVMAMGYGTMFSYASRVSPEDRWAVAAYLRALQLSQRATLADVPVPERLRLEGR